The Bradyrhizobium barranii subsp. barranii genome segment ATACCTCTGGACTGGAGCCAACCTAGGGAGGAAGGCCATGTCGCAACACGCACTCACAAATCCTGAGCTGCCGAAGCGGACACTATCTTGGGTGATATGGACAGGTATAGCGGCGCTGGGCGCATTCGCACTTGCTGGCATCGCGCTCAATCGCAATGAGCCAGTTAGTGCGGCCTGGCTAGTGACCGCGGCTATCTGCGTTTACCTCATCTCTTATCGGTTTTACGGCAAGTTCATCGCCGAGAAGGTCTTGAAGCTGGACGACACACGCCTGACGCCGGCCGAACGCCATAATGATGGGCTCGACTACGTTCCTACCAACAGATACGTCGTCTTCGGTCATCACTTCGCGGCCATCGCGGGGGCCGGTCCACTGGTCGGGCCGGTGCTCGCTGCACAGATGGGCTATCTGCCGGGAACTCTTTGGATCCTCGTAGGAGTGGTGTTTGCGGGCGCGGTACAGGATTTCGTTATTCTGTTCTGCTCGATGCGACGCGACGGCCGCTCACTCGGCGAAATGGTGAGAATGGAAATGGGCCCAATCGCGGGCGGCGTCGCCCTCGTTGGCACCCTCGGGATTATGATCATAATCCTCGCCGCGCTCGGCCTGGTCGTCGTGAAGGCATTGGGCGAAAGCCCATGGGGCACGTTCACGGTTGCCGTCACGATCCCGACCGCCATGGTCATGGGCGTCTACATGCGGAGCATTCGGCCAGGCAAAGTGGGAGAAGCCTCTGCATTCGGCGTGATAGTTCTCTTACTCGCCATCTGGTATGGCCAGTACGTGGCCCAGGACGCAACGCTCGGGCCAGCTTTCACCTACAGCGCACCTGCCCTGGCTTTGGCAATCATCGTTTATGGCGCCATCGCCTCCATGCTGCCAGTATGGCTCCTCCTCGCTCCTCGCGATTACCTCAGCACGTTCCTCAAGATCGGCGTCATTGTCGCGCTCGCGATCGGTATATATCTGGTCCAGCCCGACCTAAAGATGGGAGCGGTGACCCGTTTCACCGACGGTAGCGGACCAGTGTTTTCCGGCCCACTATTCCCGTTCCTCTTCATCACCATCGCATGCGGCGCAGTGTCAGGCTTTCACGCGTTAATCTCGTCGGGCACAACGCCAAAGATGATCGAGCGAGAGTCGGACGCCCGTTTTGTCGGTTAC includes the following:
- a CDS encoding carbon starvation CstA family protein, with protein sequence MSQHALTNPELPKRTLSWVIWTGIAALGAFALAGIALNRNEPVSAAWLVTAAICVYLISYRFYGKFIAEKVLKLDDTRLTPAERHNDGLDYVPTNRYVVFGHHFAAIAGAGPLVGPVLAAQMGYLPGTLWILVGVVFAGAVQDFVILFCSMRRDGRSLGEMVRMEMGPIAGGVALVGTLGIMIIILAALGLVVVKALGESPWGTFTVAVTIPTAMVMGVYMRSIRPGKVGEASAFGVIVLLLAIWYGQYVAQDATLGPAFTYSAPALALAIIVYGAIASMLPVWLLLAPRDYLSTFLKIGVIVALAIGIYLVQPDLKMGAVTRFTDGSGPVFSGPLFPFLFITIACGAVSGFHALISSGTTPKMIERESDARFVGYGGMLMESFVAIMALSAACVLDPGIYFAMNSPAAVIGDTPQRAAEVISNWGWVITPEAINQTATDVGEHTILNRAGGAPTLAVGMAQIMAQAFGGKALEAFWYHFAILFEALFILTAVDAGTRAGRFMIQDLLGNIYAPLGRTESLFSNVVATLLCVAAWGYFVYQGTIDPLGGVNTIWPLFGISNQMLAGIALLLATTVLIKLKRERYAWVTLAPTAWLLVCTLTAGWMKAFSSDPRIGFYALANKYSEAASAGTVLAPAKSIAEMERVAFNNYICGTLTVLFVALVLVMAYFTLRMSLKAFRNAMPSAAETPPAIREGGLSGAPA